From Dethiosulfovibrio russensis, a single genomic window includes:
- a CDS encoding type I restriction-modification system subunit M yields MISQSQLESYLWGAATLLRGYIDAGDYKQFIFPLLFYKRLCDVYDEELVDALEESGGDQEYAALPEQHRFQIPEDAHWKATRTKVKNVGKAIQDALRAIETANPDTLYGVFGDAQWTNKDRLPDHMLRELIEHFSSQTLSLSNCPEDELGVGYEFLIKKFADDSGHTAAEFYTNRTVVHLMTEMLEPKPGESIYDPTCGSAGMLLSAVAHLKRQNKEWRNLRLFGQERNLLTSAIGRMNLFLHGVEDFRIVRGDTLGNPAFVEGDRLMQFDVVLANPPYSIKQWDRDAWSADPWGRNLYGTPPQGRADYAFWQHIIKSMKAKSGRCAILFPHGVLFRNEELAMREKLVAHDVVECVLGLGPNLFYNSPMEACVVICRMNKPKERRNKVLFINAVNEVTRERAQSFLTNDHIQRIVAAYKAFGDEDGFARVVSNDEVREKGSNLSIPLYVRSDNGNGNSNGAAETISLKQAIANWQQSSMALRESMEGLFEVLENVEGIGGKE; encoded by the coding sequence ATGATTTCCCAATCCCAACTCGAATCCTACCTCTGGGGCGCGGCTACCTTGCTGCGCGGCTATATCGATGCCGGGGACTACAAGCAGTTCATCTTCCCGCTACTGTTCTACAAACGCCTGTGCGACGTCTATGACGAGGAGCTGGTCGATGCGCTGGAGGAGTCCGGCGGCGATCAGGAATACGCCGCGCTTCCCGAACAGCACCGCTTTCAGATTCCGGAGGACGCTCACTGGAAGGCCACACGCACCAAGGTCAAGAACGTCGGTAAGGCCATTCAGGATGCACTGCGGGCTATCGAAACAGCCAACCCCGACACCCTGTACGGGGTCTTCGGCGACGCTCAGTGGACCAACAAGGACCGCCTGCCGGACCACATGCTGCGCGAGCTCATCGAGCACTTCAGTTCGCAGACGCTTTCGCTCTCGAACTGCCCGGAAGATGAGCTGGGCGTGGGCTACGAGTTTCTGATCAAAAAGTTCGCCGACGATTCCGGCCACACCGCTGCGGAGTTCTATACCAACCGCACCGTGGTTCATCTGATGACCGAGATGCTCGAACCCAAACCGGGTGAGTCGATCTATGACCCCACCTGCGGTTCGGCGGGCATGCTGCTCTCCGCCGTAGCTCACCTGAAGCGACAGAATAAGGAGTGGCGGAACCTGCGACTGTTCGGCCAGGAGCGCAACCTGCTCACCTCCGCCATCGGCCGGATGAACCTGTTCTTGCACGGCGTTGAGGACTTCCGTATCGTCCGGGGCGATACCCTGGGTAACCCCGCCTTTGTCGAAGGCGACCGGCTCATGCAGTTCGATGTGGTCCTGGCCAATCCACCGTACTCCATCAAACAGTGGGACCGCGATGCATGGTCCGCCGATCCGTGGGGCCGAAACCTCTACGGCACCCCGCCCCAGGGCCGCGCCGACTATGCCTTCTGGCAACACATCATCAAGAGCATGAAGGCCAAGAGCGGCCGCTGCGCAATCCTGTTTCCGCATGGTGTCCTCTTCCGCAATGAAGAACTGGCCATGCGCGAGAAACTGGTCGCCCACGACGTGGTGGAGTGTGTGCTGGGCCTCGGCCCAAACCTCTTTTACAACTCACCCATGGAAGCCTGCGTCGTTATCTGTCGGATGAACAAGCCTAAAGAGCGCAGGAACAAGGTGCTCTTCATCAACGCGGTGAACGAGGTGACACGCGAACGGGCACAGAGCTTCCTCACTAACGACCACATCCAGCGCATTGTCGCCGCCTACAAGGCTTTCGGTGACGAGGACGGCTTTGCCCGGGTGGTCAGCAATGACGAGGTGCGGGAGAAAGGCAGCAACCTAAGCATCCCGCTCTACGTTCGATCGGACAACGGAAACGGCAATAGCAACGGAGCAGCCGAAACGATCAGCCTCAAGCAGGCCATTGCGAACTGGCAGCAAAGCTCGATGGCATTGCGGGAATCGATGGAGGGTCTTTTTGAGGTTCTTGAAAATGTAGAGGGAATAGGAGGTAAGGAATGA